One window of Fusobacterium sp. FSA-380-WT-3A genomic DNA carries:
- a CDS encoding pitrilysin family protein yields MLFFIISILSFAENLVNHSKGLIIKKLDNGMTYYFYKNSKPENRVSLNVVVKAGSLQEEENQKGLAHFIEHMAFNGTKNYEKNNIVKYFESIGLNFGGDLNAHTSFYETVYKLHLPTDDKEKFEKGVEILKEMVFDASLKQEDIDNEKEIIVEEWRLSQGLPERITSLWKEVFFDKSHYKDRFPIGEMDIIRGANHSTMKDYYDKWYRPENMGIILVGDIDEAYADSVIKKYFNFTDNSTFTKPEIYKLEELPTDYFVFKDKEIIIPQFIMSFRTDNKNEYNKKNIKDEVTLELFKNLLNSKLKDESNSSKHPIISGNISEDSYIKDNLLIISSSFEEKKIKEGIDSTINTLKYISKFGVSEKELNLEKENILNNLKDKNNNKDSILNRELIGYLTDVFISDDIFLDSEDTLKLFESYFKEITVKDIKEKAKEIYNDNTRFVLFVPEKDEISITKESFKNIILESKNKKLEKKQNNNEVLILKEPNLERGKVEAITTYTDYKEIKLSNGLSFLYKYTDFKKDDITIKLFKEGGNSTLDDTEAINSIFSGDFIFNSGVENITFENLDRYFKGKNFSISPYINTYTEGIIINSNKKSLNEALKYFSYLVRNPKLSPELYANKISGLSNILNNRENLPSELFSDKVIELLYSNHPRKLNLSKEDFKHFYNEDMLNVFKKKFTNFNGYSGVIVGSIPEIETIEILEKYFASLPIENDIESWKNLNITYPDGIIKGEVTKGIDKKIRVNLSYPIYSEYSLENSYYISSIAKILRINFIEEVREKISGVYGISVSDDFSKYEKGVLNISFSTDPKKKDIVINKVQEELKKLLDGNINLEALKSIQKNYKLSYENNIKTNGYWINYLSNKSLEKDNFKVLTPDEYNKLINEKNLKNFVKDFIKNNNYVEVILYPESEK; encoded by the coding sequence ATGTTATTTTTTATAATCTCTATTCTAAGTTTTGCAGAAAATCTAGTTAATCATTCTAAAGGATTAATAATAAAAAAACTTGATAATGGTATGACTTATTATTTTTATAAAAATAGTAAGCCAGAAAATAGAGTATCTTTAAATGTAGTAGTAAAAGCTGGTTCTCTTCAAGAAGAGGAAAATCAAAAGGGATTAGCACATTTTATTGAACATATGGCTTTTAATGGTACTAAAAATTATGAAAAAAATAATATTGTAAAATATTTTGAGTCTATTGGACTTAATTTTGGTGGAGATTTAAACGCCCACACATCTTTTTATGAAACTGTATATAAACTTCATCTTCCTACTGATGACAAAGAAAAATTTGAAAAAGGTGTAGAAATATTAAAAGAAATGGTTTTTGACGCCTCTTTAAAACAAGAGGATATAGATAATGAAAAAGAAATTATAGTAGAAGAGTGGAGACTTTCTCAAGGACTTCCTGAAAGAATAACATCTCTTTGGAAAGAGGTTTTCTTTGATAAATCTCATTATAAAGATAGATTTCCTATTGGAGAAATGGACATTATAAGAGGAGCTAACCATTCTACTATGAAAGATTATTATGATAAATGGTATAGACCTGAAAATATGGGAATTATATTAGTTGGAGATATAGATGAAGCTTATGCTGATTCTGTTATAAAAAAATATTTTAATTTTACTGATAATTCAACTTTTACTAAACCAGAAATTTATAAATTAGAGGAGTTACCAACTGATTATTTTGTATTTAAAGATAAAGAAATCATCATTCCTCAGTTTATAATGAGTTTTAGAACTGATAATAAAAATGAATATAATAAGAAAAATATAAAAGATGAAGTTACATTGGAATTATTTAAAAATCTTTTAAATAGTAAACTAAAAGATGAAAGTAATTCTAGTAAGCACCCTATCATTTCTGGAAATATAAGTGAAGATAGTTATATAAAAGATAATCTTTTAATTATCTCATCATCTTTTGAAGAGAAAAAAATAAAAGAGGGTATAGACTCTACAATAAATACCTTAAAATATATAAGTAAATTTGGGGTAAGTGAAAAAGAATTAAATTTAGAAAAAGAAAATATATTAAATAATCTAAAAGATAAAAATAATAATAAAGATTCTATTCTTAACAGAGAGTTAATAGGTTATTTAACTGATGTATTTATTAGTGATGACATTTTCCTTGATTCAGAAGATACTTTAAAATTATTTGAAAGTTATTTTAAAGAGATTACTGTTAAAGATATAAAAGAAAAGGCTAAAGAGATTTATAATGATAATACTAGATTTGTTTTATTTGTTCCTGAAAAAGATGAGATAAGTATAACAAAAGAATCTTTTAAAAATATTATTTTAGAAAGTAAAAATAAAAAGTTAGAAAAGAAACAAAATAATAATGAAGTTTTAATTCTTAAAGAGCCTAATTTAGAAAGAGGAAAAGTAGAAGCTATAACTACATATACAGATTACAAAGAAATTAAATTATCAAATGGATTGAGTTTTCTTTATAAATATACTGATTTTAAAAAAGATGATATCACCATAAAACTTTTTAAAGAGGGTGGAAATTCAACTTTAGATGATACAGAAGCAATAAACTCTATTTTTTCTGGAGATTTTATTTTTAATTCTGGAGTAGAAAATATTACTTTTGAAAATCTTGATAGATATTTTAAAGGTAAAAATTTCTCTATCTCTCCATATATAAATACATATACAGAGGGAATTATAATAAACTCCAATAAAAAATCTTTAAATGAAGCTTTAAAATATTTCTCATATCTTGTAAGAAATCCAAAATTATCACCTGAATTATATGCTAATAAAATTAGTGGATTAAGCAATATACTTAACAATAGGGAAAATCTACCTAGTGAACTTTTTTCTGATAAAGTTATTGAATTATTATACAGTAACCATCCTAGAAAATTAAATCTTTCTAAAGAAGATTTTAAACACTTTTATAATGAAGATATGTTAAATGTATTTAAGAAAAAATTTACTAATTTTAATGGCTATTCTGGAGTTATAGTAGGGTCTATCCCTGAAATAGAAACTATAGAGATTTTAGAAAAATATTTTGCTTCTCTACCTATTGAAAATGATATTGAAAGTTGGAAAAATTTAAATATAACATATCCAGATGGAATTATTAAAGGTGAAGTTACTAAAGGAATTGATAAAAAAATAAGAGTTAATCTTTCTTATCCTATATATAGTGAATACTCTTTGGAAAATTCTTACTATATTTCTTCTATAGCAAAAATATTAAGAATCAATTTTATTGAAGAAGTAAGAGAAAAAATTTCAGGAGTTTATGGAATATCTGTTAGTGATGACTTCTCTAAATATGAAAAAGGAGTCCTTAATATATCTTTTTCAACTGACCCTAAGAAAAAAGATATAGTTATTAATAAAGTTCAAGAGGAATTAAAAAAATTATTAGATGGAAACATCAATTTAGAAGCTTTAAAAAGCATTCAAAAAAATTATAAACTTTCTTATGAAAATAATATTAAAACTAATGGTTATTGGATAAATTACCTATCAAATAAAAGTTTAGAAAAGGATAATTTTAAAGTTTTAACTCCTGATGAATATAATAAATTAATTAATGAAAAAAATCTTAAAAATTTTGTAAAAGATTTTATAAAAAATAATAATTATGTAGAAGTTATCCTTTATCCAGAGAGTGAAAAATAA
- the ptsP gene encoding phosphoenolpyruvate--protein phosphotransferase, with amino-acid sequence MSIIINGIPASPGVSVGKVFLYKENEIIINKNNIEDTELEKERLLNGRNISKEQLLAIREKTAKKLGEDKASIFDGHITLLEDEDLFDEVVELIEDEQITAENALEQGLAGYCEMLGCLEDPYLRERAADLKDIGKRWLFNITGTEILDLSNLPKDSVIITKDLTPSDTAQLDLENVLAFVTEIGGKTAHSSIMARSLEIPAVVGTGEKYSDVKSGDSIIVDALEGVVILNPTEEEIKTYTLKRDEFLAEKELLKQLKDKDAVSKDGKKVGAWANIGSPKDINGVLKNGAQGIGLYRTEFLFMNNDCFPSEDEQFEAYKAVAEALEGKPVTIRTMDIGGDKSLPYMELPKEENPFLGWRALRVCLDRPEILKTQFRALLRASAFGYIKIMLPMIISLTEVRKSRALLKECMEELRNEGIAFDENIQLGIMVETPAVAFRASSFAKECDFFSIGTNDLTQYTLAVDRGNEKISNLYNSYNPAVLQAIKCAIDGAHSENISISMCGEFAGDENATAILFGMGLDAFSMSAISVPRIKRNIMSLDKTQCEALVEKVLSLATAEEVMEEIKNFNSSSYTK; translated from the coding sequence ATGAGTATTATTATTAATGGAATTCCTGCATCACCTGGGGTATCAGTAGGAAAAGTATTTTTATATAAAGAAAATGAAATTATTATTAATAAAAATAATATTGAAGATACTGAATTAGAAAAAGAAAGATTACTTAATGGAAGAAATATTTCTAAAGAACAATTACTTGCTATAAGAGAAAAAACTGCTAAAAAATTAGGTGAAGATAAAGCAAGTATTTTTGATGGACATATCACTTTATTAGAAGATGAAGATTTATTTGATGAAGTAGTCGAATTAATCGAAGATGAACAAATAACAGCTGAAAATGCTCTTGAGCAAGGACTTGCTGGATATTGTGAAATGTTAGGATGTTTAGAAGACCCTTATTTAAGAGAAAGAGCTGCTGACCTTAAAGATATTGGAAAAAGATGGCTTTTCAATATCACAGGGACTGAAATTTTAGATTTATCTAATCTTCCTAAAGATTCTGTAATAATTACTAAAGACCTTACTCCTTCTGATACTGCCCAATTAGATTTAGAAAATGTTTTAGCTTTTGTTACTGAAATTGGTGGAAAAACAGCTCATTCATCTATAATGGCTAGGTCTCTTGAAATCCCTGCTGTTGTTGGAACAGGAGAAAAATATTCAGATGTAAAATCTGGTGATTCTATAATAGTTGATGCTTTAGAAGGAGTTGTTATATTAAATCCTACTGAAGAAGAAATAAAAACTTATACTTTAAAAAGAGATGAATTTTTAGCTGAAAAAGAACTTTTAAAACAATTAAAAGATAAAGATGCTGTTTCTAAAGATGGTAAAAAAGTTGGAGCTTGGGCTAATATAGGTTCTCCTAAAGATATTAATGGGGTATTAAAAAATGGAGCTCAAGGAATTGGACTTTATAGAACAGAATTCTTATTTATGAATAATGATTGTTTCCCTAGTGAAGATGAACAATTTGAAGCTTATAAAGCTGTTGCTGAAGCTTTAGAAGGAAAACCAGTTACTATAAGAACTATGGATATTGGTGGAGATAAATCTTTACCTTATATGGAATTACCAAAAGAAGAAAATCCTTTCTTAGGATGGAGAGCTCTAAGAGTTTGTCTTGATAGACCTGAAATTTTAAAAACTCAATTTAGAGCACTTTTAAGAGCTTCTGCTTTTGGATATATTAAAATAATGCTTCCTATGATAATTTCTTTAACAGAAGTTAGAAAATCAAGAGCTTTATTAAAAGAGTGTATGGAAGAATTAAGAAATGAAGGAATAGCTTTTGATGAAAATATTCAACTTGGAATTATGGTTGAAACTCCAGCTGTTGCCTTTAGAGCTTCTTCTTTTGCTAAAGAATGTGACTTCTTCTCTATTGGAACTAATGATTTAACTCAATATACATTAGCTGTTGATAGAGGAAATGAAAAAATTTCTAACCTTTACAACTCTTATAATCCAGCTGTACTTCAAGCTATAAAATGTGCTATAGATGGAGCTCACAGTGAAAATATAAGTATCTCTATGTGTGGAGAGTTTGCTGGAGATGAAAATGCTACAGCTATATTATTTGGTATGGGACTAGATGCTTTCTCTATGTCAGCTATATCAGTACCAAGAATAAAAAGAAATATAATGTCACTTGATAAAACTCAATGTGAAGCTCTAGTTGAAAAAGTTTTATCTCTTGCTACTGCTGAAGAAGTTATGGAAGAAATTAAAAATTTCAACTCTTCTAGCTATACAAAGTAA
- a CDS encoding sugar O-acetyltransferase, translating into MTEKEKSKLGLLYDANYDKELLEERKISKELCYEFNILKPSEKERGKEIIRKLFGKIQGKFSINQPFHCDYGYNIEIGENFYSNHNLIILDGAKVKIGNNVFIGPNCCITTAGHPIDVEDRNCGLEYAYPITIGDNVWIGTNVSILPGVKIGDNSVIGAGSVVNKEIPENVIAVGNPCKVIRKISKKDKEKYKR; encoded by the coding sequence ATGACAGAAAAAGAAAAATCTAAATTGGGATTATTATATGATGCTAACTATGATAAAGAACTTTTAGAAGAGAGGAAAATTTCTAAAGAGTTATGTTATGAATTTAATATTTTAAAACCTTCTGAAAAAGAAAGGGGAAAAGAAATTATAAGAAAACTTTTTGGAAAAATTCAAGGAAAATTTTCAATTAATCAGCCTTTTCATTGTGATTATGGATATAATATAGAAATTGGTGAAAATTTTTATTCTAATCATAATTTAATAATTTTAGATGGAGCAAAAGTTAAAATAGGAAACAATGTTTTTATAGGTCCTAATTGTTGTATAACTACAGCTGGACATCCTATAGATGTAGAAGATAGAAATTGTGGATTAGAATATGCTTATCCTATAACTATTGGAGATAATGTTTGGATAGGAACAAATGTGAGTATTTTGCCAGGTGTAAAAATAGGAGATAATAGTGTAATAGGAGCTGGAAGTGTAGTTAATAAAGAGATTCCAGAAAATGTTATAGCAGTTGGGAATCCTTGTAAAGTAATTAGAAAAATTTCTAAGAAGGATAAAGAAAAATATAAAAGATAA
- the truB gene encoding tRNA pseudouridine(55) synthase TruB has translation MDGIININKPSGITSFDVIRKLRKILKIKKIGHTGTLDPLASGVLVVCVGKATKLVQDIEKLEKEYIAEFQLGYSTDTYDSEGKIIDSVKNFSVSSEKLEECLKKFLGNIKQIPPMYSAIKINGEKLYDLARKGETIEREARDITIYDLSLLKFNGKKAKIYCKVSKGTYIRSLIYDIGIDLKTFATMTSLERISVGSENIENSFTLEKIESLYSNKDCSFIRTVEEYFKYPSLTISTEKNKTLFLNGNTLVVNNTNDGFYKIYFEGTDEFLGLAYVSSNRLKGYKYY, from the coding sequence TTGGACGGAATTATTAATATAAATAAACCTTCTGGTATTACTTCTTTTGATGTTATCAGAAAACTTAGAAAAATTTTAAAAATAAAAAAGATTGGACATACAGGAACTCTTGACCCATTAGCTTCTGGTGTTTTAGTTGTCTGTGTTGGAAAAGCTACTAAGTTAGTTCAAGATATAGAAAAATTAGAAAAAGAATATATTGCTGAGTTTCAATTAGGTTATTCTACAGATACATATGATTCTGAGGGAAAAATTATTGATTCAGTTAAAAATTTTTCTGTTTCTTCTGAAAAATTAGAGGAATGTTTAAAAAAATTTCTTGGAAATATAAAACAAATTCCTCCTATGTATTCAGCCATAAAAATAAATGGTGAAAAACTTTATGATTTAGCTCGTAAAGGTGAAACTATTGAAAGAGAAGCTAGAGATATAACAATTTATGATTTATCTCTTTTAAAATTTAATGGTAAAAAAGCAAAAATCTATTGTAAAGTTTCTAAAGGAACTTATATCCGTTCTCTTATTTATGATATTGGAATAGATTTAAAAACTTTTGCTACTATGACATCACTTGAAAGAATTTCTGTAGGTAGTGAAAATATTGAAAATAGTTTTACTTTAGAAAAGATTGAAAGTTTATATTCAAATAAAGATTGTTCTTTCATTAGAACTGTTGAAGAATATTTTAAATATCCTTCACTTACAATTTCTACTGAAAAAAATAAAACTTTATTTTTAAATGGAAATACTCTTGTAGTAAATAATACTAATGACGGATTCTACAAAATTTATTTTGAAGGAACTGATGAGTTTTTAGGACTTGCCTATGTGAGTTCTAACAGATTAAAAGGTTATAAATACTATTAA
- the typA gene encoding translational GTPase TypA yields the protein MKIKNIAIIAHVDHGKTTLVDCLLKQAGVFGAHELEKVSERVMDSNDIERERGITIFSKNASVKYKDYKINIIDTPGHADFGGEVQRIMKMVDSVILLVDAFEGPMPQTKYVLKKALEQGHRPIVVVNKIDKPNARPEEVLYMVYDLFIELNANEHQLEFPVLYASGKGGFAKKELEDTDTNMIPLFETILSEVDDPSGDVNKPLQFLITNIEYDNYVGQLAVGKIHNGKMRRNQEVMLIKRDGTMVKNKISIIYGYEGLNKVEVEEAFCGEIVSIAGLSSIDIGETVADVNEPVALPLIDIDEPTLSMTFMVNSSPFAGRDGKYITSRNIWDRLQKELQKNVSMKVEATDSPDAFVVKGRGELQLSILLENMRREGFEVQVSKPKVILKEINGKTYEPIEMALIDVEDAYTGVVIEKLGSRKGELVSMTPGQDGYTRLEFKIPSRGIIGYRNEFLTDTKGSGILNHSFYDFEPFKGPITGRKKGVLIATETGVSIAYALNAIQERGELFIEPGVDVYEGMVVGEHAKENDLIVNACKTKKLTNMRAAGSDDAVKLAPPRKLTLEQALDYISEDEYVEVTPNFIRLRKKYLTDAERRKHFVKKD from the coding sequence ATGAAAATCAAAAATATTGCAATTATTGCCCATGTTGACCATGGTAAAACTACTCTTGTTGACTGTTTATTAAAACAAGCTGGAGTTTTTGGAGCTCATGAACTTGAAAAAGTTTCTGAAAGAGTTATGGACTCTAATGATATTGAAAGAGAAAGAGGAATTACAATTTTCTCTAAAAATGCTTCTGTAAAATATAAAGACTATAAAATCAATATTATTGACACTCCAGGACATGCTGACTTCGGTGGAGAAGTACAAAGAATTATGAAAATGGTTGATTCTGTTATTCTTTTAGTTGATGCTTTTGAAGGTCCAATGCCTCAAACAAAATATGTTCTTAAAAAAGCATTAGAGCAAGGACACAGACCTATAGTTGTTGTTAATAAAATTGATAAACCAAATGCAAGACCAGAAGAAGTTCTTTATATGGTTTATGATTTATTTATTGAGCTTAATGCCAATGAACATCAATTAGAATTCCCTGTTCTTTATGCTTCTGGAAAAGGTGGATTTGCTAAAAAAGAATTAGAAGATACTGATACTAATATGATACCATTATTTGAAACTATTCTTAGTGAAGTAGATGACCCAAGTGGAGATGTTAATAAACCACTTCAATTTTTAATCACTAATATTGAATATGATAACTATGTTGGGCAATTAGCTGTTGGAAAAATTCACAATGGAAAAATGAGAAGAAACCAAGAGGTTATGCTTATAAAAAGAGATGGAACAATGGTAAAAAATAAAATCTCTATAATTTATGGTTATGAAGGACTTAATAAAGTTGAAGTTGAAGAAGCTTTCTGTGGAGAAATTGTTTCAATAGCTGGATTAAGCAGTATTGATATTGGGGAAACTGTTGCTGATGTTAATGAACCTGTGGCTTTACCTCTAATTGATATAGATGAGCCTACTCTTTCTATGACATTTATGGTAAACTCTTCTCCATTTGCTGGAAGAGATGGAAAGTATATTACATCAAGAAATATTTGGGATAGACTTCAAAAAGAATTACAAAAAAATGTTAGTATGAAAGTAGAAGCTACTGATTCTCCAGATGCCTTTGTGGTAAAAGGAAGAGGAGAACTTCAATTATCTATTCTATTAGAAAATATGAGAAGAGAGGGATTTGAAGTTCAAGTTTCTAAACCAAAAGTTATATTAAAAGAGATAAATGGAAAAACTTATGAGCCTATTGAAATGGCTTTAATAGATGTAGAAGATGCTTATACAGGAGTAGTTATTGAAAAATTAGGTTCAAGAAAAGGAGAACTTGTAAGTATGACTCCTGGACAAGATGGATATACTCGTTTAGAATTTAAAATACCTTCAAGAGGTATAATTGGATATAGAAATGAATTTTTAACTGACACTAAAGGTTCTGGAATTCTTAACCATTCTTTCTATGATTTTGAGCCATTTAAAGGACCTATTACAGGTAGAAAAAAAGGTGTTCTTATTGCCACAGAAACTGGAGTATCTATAGCTTATGCCCTTAATGCCATCCAAGAAAGAGGAGAGTTATTTATAGAACCAGGTGTAGATGTTTATGAAGGTATGGTTGTTGGAGAACATGCAAAAGAAAATGACCTTATTGTTAATGCTTGTAAAACTAAAAAGCTTACAAATATGAGAGCTGCTGGAAGTGATGATGCTGTTAAATTAGCTCCTCCTAGAAAATTAACTTTAGAACAAGCTCTTGACTATATTTCTGAAGATGAATATGTAGAAGTTACACCTAATTTCATAAGACTTAGAAAAAAATATTTAACTGATGCTGAAAGAAGAAAACATTTTGTTAAAAAAGATTAA
- a CDS encoding HPr family phosphocarrier protein, protein MLSKTVEITNETGLHTRPGNEFVSLAKTFKSSIEVENAEGKKVKGTSLLKLLSLGIKKGTQVTVYADGEDEQEAVEKLAELLANLKD, encoded by the coding sequence ATGTTATCTAAAACTGTAGAAATTACAAACGAAACTGGACTTCACACTAGACCAGGAAATGAATTTGTTAGTTTAGCAAAAACTTTTAAATCTTCTATTGAAGTAGAAAATGCTGAAGGAAAAAAAGTAAAAGGGACTTCTCTTTTAAAACTTCTTTCTCTAGGAATAAAAAAAGGAACTCAAGTTACTGTTTATGCTGATGGAGAAGATGAACAAGAAGCTGTTGAAAAATTAGCTGAACTTCTTGCTAACTTAAAAGACTAG